The stretch of DNA GTGAGGGGACCGCTCCTCCAAGAGCGCCGGCGAGAGGAAGGTGATCGCCACGCGCTGGCCGGCGTAGCTGAAGCTCTTGGAACTGGAGACCACCGAGAACCACCGCTTGCCGTGGCGGCCGATCGTCGGCTGGTAGGGGGGCTCGCCGGGGCGGCCGTACTCTTTGCGGAAGTCCATGCCGAAGTAGGCGAGATCCTCGATGGCGATGGCGCCGTGACGGTCGATCGCCTCCGCCATGCCGGCCAGCTCTTCCTCGGTGAGGATGATCCAGGACGGATTGTTCGGGCTGGACCAGAGCACCGCCGCCACATCCCCCTTCGCGAGCCGCTCGTCCAAGGCGCGGATCAGCTTCTCCCCCCGGTGGTCGTAGAAATCGATGTGGTCGGTTTTCAGCCCGAGAAAGCGGGTCTGCTGCTTGTTCACCGGAAACCCGGGGTCGAGAAAGAGGACCGTGTCCTTCCCGGGATCCACGTGTCCCGCCACGGCGAGGCTTACGAAGCATCCCTGCATGGCCCCGACGGTGGGGACGCAGCAGGACGGCGGCAGGTCGAGGTTCATGAAGTTCTTCGCGAAGCGCGCCGCCTCCGCCTTCAGTTCCGGCACGCCGTCGAAGGGGGCGTACCGCTGGGCGACCCCCTTTTCGCGGAGCGCCGTGATCTCCGCCTCCACGCCCGCCGGGTTCGGCGGCAACCCGGGGATGCCGAACTCCATCCGGATAAAGCGGACGTCCAGCGCCTGCTCGATCTCGTTCACCACCCTGTTCATCTCGCGGATCGAAGCGGTGCTGAGGTCCACGCCCGCCTCCCGAACGATCCGCGCCACCGTTTCTCTGTCGAAAGGCACGTCGGGCATCGGTCTCTCCTATCCCTCGTGACGAAAGTCCGTGCAATCCAGGCTACGGTTCACCGGGATCGATCGAGTTCGATTTCGAAGATCGCCGCCGGCGCGGCGATGGAGTAGTTCTCCAGGACCTCCGGGTGCACCTCGCCGGCGCGGCCGATCACGCGGTTCTCGGCGAGAAGCTCCGCGCCCCGCCCCTCCAGAAAGAGGGGGTCGCGGGAAGGCCGGTAGGCGAGGGGGATCCCCAGCTCGCGGGCGGCGGCGTCGGCCACCGAACGGATGTCGGCGAAGCCGGCGGTCCGGTCCTGGATCACGCCGGCCAGATGGAGCCGCTCCTCCGGTTCGTCGTGTCCCTCCGCGAGAAGAACCAC from Candidatus Eisenbacteria bacterium encodes:
- a CDS encoding pyridoxal phosphate-dependent aminotransferase, producing the protein MPDVPFDRETVARIVREAGVDLSTASIREMNRVVNEIEQALDVRFIRMEFGIPGLPPNPAGVEAEITALREKGVAQRYAPFDGVPELKAEAARFAKNFMNLDLPPSCCVPTVGAMQGCFVSLAVAGHVDPGKDTVLFLDPGFPVNKQQTRFLGLKTDHIDFYDHRGEKLIRALDERLAKGDVAAVLWSSPNNPSWIILTEEELAGMAEAIDRHGAIAIEDLAYFGMDFRKEYGRPGEPPYQPTIGRHGKRWFSVVSSSKSFSYAGQRVAITFLSPALLEERSPHLKDRFGTEKIGYAFIHGGVYPITACTPEGPQYGLLALLKGVNDGTIPFLQDVKEYARRAAAMKKAFLENGFRLVYDNDLGEPLADGFYFTLSHPKYDEGWKLIAELLHYGISAITLDTAGSVRTEGLRACTSLTSLDQIPELEERLRAFAAAHA